Within Conexibacter woesei DSM 14684, the genomic segment ACGGGCGATGGCCTGATCCCGGGCTGACCGCCCACTTCAGCGGACAGATTCAGCAGCACCGAGCGCCGGCCGAGAGGCCGGCGCTTCGCGTTCTCAGATCGGGATGCCCCAGAGCGGGAACCAGCGCTCCAGCTCGGCTTCGAGCGGCAGCTCGGCGCCGATCTGCGCCTTGACGCGCAGCTCGGCCTCGCTGTCGCGCTGCTGCTGGCCGCCGGAGGGGACGAACGGGTAGAACGACCCCCGCTTGTAGTTGTAGATGAAGTAGAGCGGTCTGCCCTGGGGGCCGGTGAACGCGAACACGGCGCAGAGGATGCGGTCGCCGTAGCCGCCCGCCTCCAGCGCCCCGCTGACCGCGTTGATGCCGACGACGAGGTCGTCGAAGTCCGGGTCTCTCAGCACGATCCAGCGGTAGCCGTACTCGTCGTCTTTTGACTCGACCGAGGTGTCGGAGTCGCCCGACAGGCCCTCGACGACCTCGACCATGTCCTTCACGATCTGGTCGAAGTCGGCCGTCGCGAGCGCCTGGAAGACGATGCCCGCGCGTCCGGCCGAGTTGATCCCCAACTCGGTCTCGAACTTGACGTTTGCGGTCGTCATCGCGAACAGCCGGTCGGGGGCGGGTCTGGCCAGCTTGCGCTTGCCGGTGAGAACGTCGAAGAGACCCATCGACTACGCCGCGCCCTGCAGCTGCGACTCGAGCCGGCTCAGCGCCTCGATCCGCTTCTCCATCGGCGGGTGGGTGGAGAAGACGTTCATCAGCGATCTCTTCGCGTGCGGCGGGAAGATGTAGAACGCCGCCAGCTCCTCGGAGGAGCGCAGGTCGCGCTGCGGGATCCGCTCCATCCCGCTGCTGATTCTCATCAGCGCCGAGGCGAGCGCGCTCGGGCGGCCGGTGATGATCGCCGCACCGCGGTCGGCGGCGAACTCGCGGTAGCGCGAGAGCGCCTGCAGCAGCAGGAACGAGACGATGTACACGACGACCGAGACGAGGATCACGACCATCATCGAGGGACCGTCGTCGTCATCGCTGGAGCCGCCGAAGAAGAAGCCGAACTGGACGATGTAGGAGGCGATCGCGGCGAAGAAGCTGGCGATCGTCATCACCATCACGTCGCGGTTCTGCACGTGCGTCAGCTCGTGCGCCATGACGCCCTCGAGCTCGGCGGGGGAGAGCAGGTCCATGATCCCGGTCGTCGCGCAGACGGTCGCCTTCTTCGGCGAGCGGCCGATCGCGAACGCGTTCGGCATCGGCGTGTTGGCGACGGCGACGCGCGGCTTCGGGAGGTTCGCCTGCACGCACAGCCGCTCGACCATCGCGTGCAGCTGCGGCGCCTCCTGGGGCGTCACCTCGCGTGCGCCCATCGCGTGCAGCGCGAGCTTGTCCGAGGCGAAGAACTGCAGCGCGAGCATGCCGAGGATGACCACGAGCAGGAAGGTCATCCCGGACGCGACCACGACGCCGATCAGCACGACGTACACGAGGCCGAGCAGGAACATGGTCAAGGTCATCCGGACTTGGAGTCCTGTGTCCTTGCCGAACGACGTTGAGCGGGGCATGAGCGGCGATCCTCCTGAGTGCAGGTCTGCACGCAATGATCGCAGAACGCGATCAGGCGCTCATAAGCTCGTCGGGCGCGCAGCCGCTACGGCTCGCCCCACGCGAGCCGGCTGCCCGCGTGCGACTCCGCGCCGAAGACGTCGTCGAGCAGTGGCGCGGGATCCGTCACGCCGAAGCGCGCCTGCAGGTGCGCCTCGACGTCGGCGCGCGGCGAGCCGCCGACGGCCATCTCGATCGCGACGAGGCGGGCGGCGTTGGAGACCTCGCCGCCGTTGGCGGTCGGCGCAGCGGGAGCGGCGGTCGGCGCGGGGGCCGGCTCCTGGGCCAGCACGGGGCGCGGGCGGTCCGCGGTGCGCGCCCATTCCGGCTGCGGATGCGCTGCGAGCTGCGGCTCCGGCGCTGCGGCGGGCTCCGGCGCTGCGGCGGGCTCCGGCGCGGCGCTGTGCGGCGCGGCGGGGGCAGGCTCGGGCCGGGGCTCCGGGCCGCGCGGTGCGGCGGCACGGGGCCACGGCGTCCGCGGCAGCGCCTCGCCAAGCTCGCGCTCGTCGCGGCGCAGCTCCGCGTTCAGCGCGGCGGTCGCGTCGGCCAGCTCGTCGGCGAGCCGGCGCGTCGCGGCGCTGAGCGACTCCAGCCGCGCGGCGCGAGCGGCCGCCTCGGCGTCGACGTGCAGGCGGGTCGCGGCGAGATAGCGCCGCACCTCGTCCTCCGCGGCGCGGCGGCGATCCTCGATCGCGCGCTCGGCGGCGCGGGCCTCGCGTTCGGCCGCGTGCACGATCGCTTCGATGTGCGAGGCGACGTCTCCGCCGAGCGTGCTCGGGGGACGCTCGAAGCTGTCGTCACGGCGGGTTCCCATACGGCTGACGCCCGAGATTACACGCGTCAGCGAAGGAACAGGCAGGGTTGGGCGCTTTC encodes:
- the pspAB gene encoding PspA-associated protein PspAB — protein: MGLFDVLTGKRKLARPAPDRLFAMTTANVKFETELGINSAGRAGIVFQALATADFDQIVKDMVEVVEGLSGDSDTSVESKDDEYGYRWIVLRDPDFDDLVVGINAVSGALEAGGYGDRILCAVFAFTGPQGRPLYFIYNYKRGSFYPFVPSGGQQQRDSEAELRVKAQIGAELPLEAELERWFPLWGIPI
- the htpX gene encoding zinc metalloprotease HtpX — its product is MPRSTSFGKDTGLQVRMTLTMFLLGLVYVVLIGVVVASGMTFLLVVILGMLALQFFASDKLALHAMGAREVTPQEAPQLHAMVERLCVQANLPKPRVAVANTPMPNAFAIGRSPKKATVCATTGIMDLLSPAELEGVMAHELTHVQNRDVMVMTIASFFAAIASYIVQFGFFFGGSSDDDDGPSMMVVILVSVVVYIVSFLLLQALSRYREFAADRGAAIITGRPSALASALMRISSGMERIPQRDLRSSEELAAFYIFPPHAKRSLMNVFSTHPPMEKRIEALSRLESQLQGAA